A section of the Thermotoga caldifontis AZM44c09 genome encodes:
- the truA gene encoding tRNA pseudouridine(38-40) synthase TruA, whose protein sequence is MKRFMAVVSYDGTNFFGFQTQPNVRTVQGVIEAALERIFKIRTTVLVSGRTDTGVHATGQVVVFDSPIDIDETSMKNALNANLPNDVYVRKVIEVDKDFHPRFEAKRRIYHYFIYNATEPNLFIRNYAWWFPYKLDVKKMREAARYLEGEHDFKSFVKAEDNESTVRTIYRIRILRLRNKLILIRVEGRSFARRMVRNIVGALVKVGTGQWEPEKLEEILEAKDRSLAPATAPAHGLYFYSVEF, encoded by the coding sequence TTGAAGAGGTTCATGGCGGTGGTGTCTTACGATGGCACGAACTTCTTCGGCTTTCAAACACAACCCAACGTCAGAACGGTTCAGGGCGTGATCGAGGCTGCCCTGGAAAGGATCTTCAAAATTAGAACCACGGTCTTAGTTTCTGGAAGGACCGACACGGGGGTACACGCGACAGGTCAGGTGGTGGTCTTCGACAGCCCGATCGACATAGATGAGACGAGTATGAAAAACGCGCTGAACGCGAACCTGCCAAACGACGTCTACGTGAGGAAAGTGATCGAGGTCGATAAGGATTTCCATCCACGTTTCGAAGCGAAAAGACGGATATATCATTACTTCATTTACAACGCGACCGAACCAAACCTGTTCATAAGGAATTACGCCTGGTGGTTTCCGTACAAACTGGATGTAAAAAAGATGCGCGAGGCTGCGAGGTATCTCGAAGGGGAACATGATTTCAAAAGTTTTGTGAAAGCAGAAGACAACGAGAGTACCGTGAGGACCATATACAGGATCAGAATACTTCGCTTGAGGAACAAGCTCATTTTGATCCGTGTCGAGGGTCGTTCCTTCGCACGCAGGATGGTTAGGAACATCGTAGGTGCTCTCGTGAAGGTGGGGACGGGACAATGGGAACCGGAGAAACTGGAAGAAATCCTCGAAGCGAAGGACAGATCGCTCGCACCTGCTACCGCGCCTGCACATGGCTTGTACTTCTACTCTGTGGAATTCTGA
- a CDS encoding TlyA family RNA methyltransferase: protein MLGGRKALRLDALLLKKGLARSRSQAADLIRLGRVLVNGSLCTKPGKFFDESAEVFILQERFFVGRGGEKLESAWKAFNLDFSNKTVCDIGASTGGFTHFALMKGAAKVYAVDVGENQLHESLRKDPRVVVIERFNARYLTEEVLGEKVDIVLCDVSFISIRLILPAIDRILKPDGEAVVLVKPQFEVGRNVKQTESTHVQALTNVIRCAEQNGLYPAGLIDCEVRGGKGQIEYFLHLKGYSENEFSIETVSKIVEKAWDKSRGRGKA, encoded by the coding sequence ATGTTGGGTGGTAGAAAAGCGTTGAGGCTGGACGCACTGTTACTGAAAAAGGGTCTTGCAAGGAGTCGTTCGCAGGCAGCCGATCTGATCAGGCTCGGCAGGGTTCTTGTCAACGGTTCGCTGTGCACGAAACCGGGCAAGTTCTTTGATGAAAGCGCCGAAGTTTTCATCCTTCAAGAACGGTTCTTCGTGGGCAGGGGTGGCGAAAAACTTGAGAGCGCGTGGAAGGCTTTCAACCTGGATTTCTCAAACAAGACGGTCTGTGACATCGGAGCCTCGACGGGCGGCTTCACGCATTTTGCTCTGATGAAAGGTGCGGCTAAAGTTTACGCCGTGGACGTTGGAGAAAACCAGTTGCACGAGTCTTTGAGAAAAGACCCACGAGTCGTCGTTATAGAGAGGTTCAACGCGCGTTATTTGACGGAGGAAGTCCTCGGAGAGAAGGTCGATATCGTTCTGTGCGATGTTTCTTTCATCTCGATCAGGCTCATACTGCCAGCCATCGACAGGATCCTCAAACCGGACGGTGAAGCTGTAGTACTCGTTAAGCCACAGTTCGAGGTTGGCAGGAACGTGAAGCAGACCGAATCAACCCACGTTCAGGCATTGACGAACGTGATTCGCTGTGCCGAGCAGAACGGCCTGTATCCTGCTGGCCTGATCGACTGCGAAGTGCGGGGAGGAAAAGGGCAGATAGAGTACTTCCTTCACTTGAAGGGGTACAGTGAGAACGAATTCAGTATCGAAACAGTCTCAAAGATTGTGGAGAAAGCCTGGGACAAATCGCGGGGCAGGGGTAAAGCATGA
- the secA gene encoding preprotein translocase subunit SecA, whose product MFPFIDRNKMLLKRYRKMVEKVRQKEQPLHRATNSELRKLALELKANGYDESLIYDAFALARVIAKRVLGMYPFDEQLMGAFVLHEGKVAEMKTGEGKTLVATMPLYFNSLSGKNVHLVTVNDYLARRDALWMGPLYLFLGLRVGVINQLGKSYEVVWKNQQLFEAAIEENLSVWPENFDGEFLKDSMKDPRAVQAFEVQLVEISRKQAYECDITYGTNNEFGFDYLRDNLVYDLNDKVQRGHHYAIVDEVDSILIDEARTPLIISGPSKTGASVYKQFASIAKKFIKDVDFTVDEKIRTVVLTEKGIEKAEKLIGVENLYNPANANQLYHLLNALKALHLYKRDVDYVVMNGEVIIVDEFTGRLLFGRRYSGGLHQAIEAKEGVPIKEESITYATITFQNYFRMYEKLAGMTGTAKTEEEEFKQIYGMEVVVIPTHKPMIRVDHDDVIYRTQAEKYAAIINDIVERHKKGQPVLVGTTSIEKSELLSSMLKKLGIPHQVLNAKYHEKEAEIIAKAGERGAVTIATNMAGRGTDIKLGEGVAELGGLYVIGTERHESRRIDNQLRGRSGRQGDPGESRFYLSLEDDLLRIFGAEQLEKVMNVLKIKPGEPIEHPLLTRLVEMVQKKVEGINFSIRKHLMEMDTVLDAQRNHVYSLRDWILEGKSMEEHIYRFIEDFVERRIESFCNGKEWDLEGLKNSLLVLPKGIINLDGINFDTASQLKQYLLEQLRKAYSTKKQEIGEEYDRFLRFLVLRVVDDNWRQYLEEVERVKEAVNLRAYGQRDPIIEFKKETYAMFDEMMARVTDTVISLMFRVVKVDEEKAQREAKRDLANLRLVHEEFNIVNRAERRKLQRDEKAKKRFKIKR is encoded by the coding sequence ATGTTTCCATTCATTGACAGGAACAAGATGCTTTTGAAGCGCTATAGAAAGATGGTTGAAAAGGTCAGGCAGAAGGAGCAGCCACTGCACAGGGCAACGAACTCGGAGCTGAGAAAGCTCGCACTCGAACTGAAAGCGAACGGTTACGACGAGTCTTTGATCTACGACGCTTTTGCTCTGGCGAGGGTCATCGCAAAACGTGTGCTCGGAATGTATCCATTCGACGAGCAGTTGATGGGTGCCTTCGTGCTCCACGAAGGTAAAGTGGCCGAGATGAAAACTGGCGAAGGTAAAACGCTCGTCGCCACGATGCCTCTGTACTTCAACTCCCTGAGTGGAAAGAACGTACATCTCGTCACTGTGAACGATTACCTCGCGCGACGTGACGCGCTCTGGATGGGACCACTTTACTTGTTCCTTGGACTGCGTGTGGGAGTGATAAACCAGCTCGGGAAATCTTACGAGGTGGTCTGGAAGAACCAGCAGCTTTTTGAAGCCGCGATCGAGGAAAATCTCTCCGTTTGGCCCGAAAACTTCGATGGCGAATTTCTGAAAGACTCGATGAAAGATCCTCGTGCTGTTCAGGCGTTCGAGGTTCAGCTCGTAGAGATCTCGAGGAAACAGGCTTATGAGTGTGACATCACCTATGGCACGAACAACGAATTCGGTTTTGACTATCTTAGAGACAATCTCGTGTACGATCTGAACGATAAGGTGCAGAGGGGTCATCACTACGCCATCGTCGATGAAGTGGACAGCATACTCATCGACGAGGCGCGAACGCCACTCATCATATCTGGACCATCGAAGACTGGGGCTTCCGTTTACAAACAGTTCGCCTCCATAGCGAAGAAATTCATCAAAGACGTGGACTTCACAGTCGATGAAAAGATCAGAACAGTGGTTCTGACTGAAAAGGGCATAGAGAAAGCTGAAAAGCTCATAGGTGTGGAGAATCTGTACAACCCGGCGAACGCGAACCAGCTCTACCACCTTTTGAACGCCCTGAAGGCGCTGCACCTTTACAAGAGGGACGTCGATTACGTGGTGATGAACGGCGAAGTCATCATCGTGGATGAGTTCACGGGTAGGCTCCTGTTCGGAAGGCGTTACAGCGGGGGCCTGCACCAGGCGATAGAGGCAAAGGAAGGAGTGCCCATAAAAGAAGAATCGATCACCTACGCGACGATAACCTTCCAGAACTATTTCAGGATGTACGAAAAGCTCGCAGGGATGACCGGAACGGCGAAGACGGAAGAAGAAGAGTTCAAGCAGATCTACGGTATGGAGGTTGTGGTGATCCCAACCCACAAACCGATGATAAGGGTCGATCACGATGACGTGATCTACAGAACTCAGGCCGAGAAGTACGCGGCGATAATCAACGACATCGTCGAGCGTCACAAGAAGGGCCAGCCTGTCCTCGTCGGAACGACTTCCATAGAAAAGAGCGAACTGCTCAGCAGCATGTTGAAGAAACTTGGCATACCGCACCAGGTACTCAACGCAAAATACCACGAAAAAGAGGCCGAGATCATAGCGAAAGCAGGGGAAAGGGGTGCTGTCACTATCGCCACGAACATGGCCGGCCGCGGTACAGACATAAAGCTGGGTGAAGGCGTTGCCGAACTCGGCGGCCTCTACGTCATCGGTACGGAGAGGCACGAGAGCCGGCGCATCGATAACCAGTTGAGGGGCCGTTCCGGCCGGCAGGGTGATCCGGGTGAGTCGAGGTTCTATCTGTCTCTCGAAGACGATCTTCTTAGGATCTTTGGAGCTGAACAGCTCGAAAAGGTCATGAACGTGCTCAAGATAAAGCCAGGTGAACCGATAGAGCACCCGTTGCTCACACGGCTCGTCGAGATGGTCCAGAAGAAAGTCGAGGGGATCAACTTCTCCATAAGAAAACACCTCATGGAGATGGACACGGTACTCGACGCGCAGAGAAATCACGTTTACTCCTTGAGGGACTGGATCTTAGAAGGAAAAAGCATGGAAGAACACATCTACAGATTTATTGAAGATTTCGTTGAAAGAAGGATCGAGAGTTTCTGCAACGGGAAAGAGTGGGACCTCGAGGGATTGAAAAATTCGCTGCTGGTTCTGCCCAAGGGTATAATCAACCTTGACGGAATCAATTTCGATACGGCCAGCCAGTTGAAGCAGTACCTGCTCGAGCAGCTCAGGAAGGCGTACTCAACCAAAAAACAGGAGATAGGCGAGGAGTACGATAGATTCCTCAGATTTTTGGTCTTACGTGTGGTCGACGACAACTGGCGACAGTATCTGGAAGAAGTCGAACGAGTCAAAGAAGCGGTCAATCTGAGGGCATACGGTCAGAGAGATCCCATCATCGAGTTCAAGAAAGAAACCTACGCCATGTTCGATGAGATGATGGCGCGCGTGACCGACACGGTGATCAGTCTCATGTTCAGAGTGGTGAAGGTGGACGAAGAAAAGGCTCAGCGTGAAGCAAAAAGAGATCTGGCCAACCTCAGGCTCGTTCATGAAGAGTTCAACATCGTCAACAGAGCCGAGCGAAGAAAATTGCAAAGGGACGAAAAGGCAAAAAAGAGGTTCAAAATAAAGAGGTGA
- the prfB gene encoding peptide chain release factor 2, with product MIAYETKVKIDELRDKFEGLSKIVEPERLKEELEELERELSNNDVWKDPKKAAEISKKMRHIKDLLLDFEKIRKAFEDIEVGIELAEEDSEIAQHVEQIVSELQKDIKRLELELVLNDPLDINNAYLSVHPGAGGTESHDWAQMLLRMYMRWAEKKGFDVELLDFQPGEEAGVKSATILIKGEYAYGLLKYERGVHRLVRISPFDASHRRHTSFASVNVIPEIEDDIEIEIRPEDLKIETFRASGHGGQYVNKTDSAVRITHIPTGIVVSCQSERSQHQNKATALKMLKARLYQLELAKRREQLEEIQGELKDIAWGNQIRSYVLHPYKMVKDHRTEVEVGNADAVLDGELDPFIEAELLYFAKK from the coding sequence ATGATCGCGTACGAAACGAAGGTCAAGATAGACGAGTTGAGAGACAAGTTCGAAGGACTTTCGAAGATCGTGGAACCCGAAAGGTTGAAGGAAGAGCTCGAGGAACTCGAGCGGGAACTTTCAAACAACGATGTCTGGAAAGATCCCAAAAAGGCCGCGGAAATATCTAAAAAGATGCGCCACATCAAGGACCTCCTCTTGGACTTTGAAAAGATCAGGAAAGCCTTTGAAGACATCGAGGTCGGTATTGAACTCGCCGAAGAGGACAGTGAGATAGCACAGCACGTTGAGCAGATCGTCTCTGAGCTGCAAAAGGATATAAAACGTCTTGAACTCGAACTCGTTCTGAACGATCCGCTGGATATCAACAACGCCTATCTTTCCGTACATCCCGGCGCCGGTGGTACGGAATCGCACGACTGGGCCCAGATGCTGCTGAGGATGTACATGAGGTGGGCTGAGAAAAAGGGCTTCGATGTAGAACTGCTCGATTTTCAGCCGGGCGAAGAGGCCGGAGTGAAGAGTGCGACGATCCTGATCAAAGGCGAGTACGCTTACGGCTTGCTGAAATACGAGCGGGGTGTCCACAGGCTCGTGAGGATATCTCCTTTCGATGCGTCGCACAGGCGCCATACGTCCTTCGCCTCGGTGAACGTCATCCCTGAAATAGAGGATGACATAGAGATCGAAATAAGACCGGAAGATTTGAAGATAGAGACTTTCAGGGCATCCGGACACGGTGGTCAGTACGTGAACAAAACCGATTCTGCGGTCAGAATAACACACATTCCAACGGGTATCGTCGTGAGCTGTCAGAGTGAAAGGTCGCAGCATCAGAACAAAGCCACCGCTCTGAAAATGCTCAAGGCAAGGCTGTATCAACTGGAGCTGGCAAAGAGGAGAGAACAGCTCGAGGAGATCCAGGGAGAACTCAAAGACATCGCCTGGGGAAACCAGATAAGGTCTTACGTGTTGCACCCGTACAAGATGGTGAAAGACCACAGAACGGAAGTTGAGGTTGGGAACGCCGACGCCGTGCTCGATGGGGAGCTCGATCCGTTCATAGAAGCAGAGCTTCTATACTTCGCAAAGAAGTGA
- a CDS encoding sensor domain-containing diguanylate cyclase, which produces MGRFVRFILISALVSLTVLVGVYNINKIQFRWYVENVKKLYARYAERYAESISVGYFQWTTMYELLKENRLDEARIWLEDLKKHFDFVEEATVLDLSVDELDLFKISSHGEKLLIDFKVFNDDLSEFVKDRAVRVVVNAQDFLEDMGEAQLYISPEGEEFVFGLKYRSNCSALNLRAFILSATAGVATFLLLWMITLWQRLEHESRLRKFSEAMLEITESFLKGEKADRLYQLILQKAIEVVPNAQAGSVEVKRNGKWIYVAAVGYDLEGLKQIEFADQADWFEKPIKNSRDVNELNKRKLDAQTFQKLKEYGRIEEIKCSLTVPVIVEGETIMAFNLENFEREDAFDEKSLELARLFANYLAMVFARMKQEERLLEQQKVLEHLSSRDPLTNLLNRRAFEEYGEKMLSLAKRESKSIALLFMDLNHFKNINDEHGHGLGDRALTLIGSRLSQVLRQSDLLARFGGDEFVALIYDCDKERALTIAERIVQTVEEPIRVEDMKVNVGVSVGIALYPTDAQELDQLIRLANVAMYFAKKRSLKIVFFSDVAAFGGR; this is translated from the coding sequence ATGGGCAGATTCGTTCGGTTCATTCTGATCTCAGCGCTCGTGTCCTTGACGGTGCTGGTGGGTGTTTATAACATCAACAAGATTCAGTTTCGATGGTACGTAGAAAACGTAAAGAAACTGTACGCAAGGTACGCTGAGCGCTACGCCGAATCCATCAGTGTGGGGTATTTTCAATGGACCACAATGTACGAACTTCTGAAAGAAAACAGATTGGACGAAGCACGGATCTGGCTTGAAGATTTGAAGAAACATTTCGATTTTGTGGAAGAAGCAACAGTGCTCGATCTCAGCGTGGATGAGCTCGACCTGTTCAAAATCAGTTCGCACGGTGAAAAATTGCTGATAGATTTCAAGGTCTTCAACGACGACCTGAGCGAATTCGTGAAGGACAGGGCTGTACGGGTTGTTGTCAATGCTCAGGACTTTCTCGAAGACATGGGTGAAGCACAGCTGTACATTTCGCCCGAAGGAGAAGAATTCGTTTTCGGTCTCAAATACAGAAGCAACTGCTCCGCCTTGAACCTCAGAGCTTTCATTCTCTCCGCCACAGCTGGTGTTGCTACTTTCCTGCTGTTGTGGATGATCACGCTCTGGCAAAGGTTGGAACATGAGTCAAGACTTAGAAAGTTCAGTGAAGCGATGCTGGAGATAACCGAGTCTTTCTTGAAAGGTGAGAAGGCAGACAGACTGTACCAGCTGATCCTTCAAAAGGCCATCGAGGTTGTACCCAACGCCCAGGCCGGTTCGGTCGAGGTCAAACGGAACGGAAAGTGGATCTACGTAGCGGCTGTAGGGTACGACCTTGAAGGGCTCAAACAGATCGAATTCGCCGATCAAGCGGACTGGTTTGAAAAACCAATAAAGAATTCCAGAGATGTGAATGAACTCAACAAAAGAAAGCTGGACGCTCAGACCTTTCAAAAGCTCAAGGAGTACGGGAGGATCGAGGAGATAAAATGCAGTTTGACGGTACCGGTGATCGTCGAAGGTGAGACCATCATGGCCTTCAACCTCGAGAACTTCGAGAGGGAAGATGCCTTCGACGAAAAAAGTCTGGAACTCGCCCGGCTCTTCGCCAACTATCTCGCCATGGTGTTCGCCAGGATGAAGCAGGAAGAAAGGTTACTCGAGCAGCAAAAGGTTCTGGAACACCTTTCGAGCCGAGATCCTTTAACGAATCTTTTGAACAGAAGAGCCTTTGAAGAGTACGGCGAAAAGATGCTCTCGCTGGCGAAGAGGGAGAGCAAGAGCATAGCACTGCTGTTCATGGATTTGAACCATTTCAAAAATATCAACGACGAACACGGACACGGACTGGGAGATCGCGCACTCACGTTGATCGGTTCGAGGTTGAGTCAAGTTCTCAGGCAGAGCGATCTTCTGGCGAGGTTCGGCGGAGACGAATTCGTCGCGCTGATCTACGACTGCGACAAAGAAAGAGCCCTCACGATAGCGGAAAGGATCGTTCAAACGGTGGAGGAGCCGATCCGTGTAGAAGATATGAAAGTCAATGTGGGCGTCAGTGTAGGAATTGCCCTCTATCCGACAGACGCTCAGGAGCTCGATCAGTTGATCAGGCTGGCGAACGTGGCGATGTATTTTGCCAAGAAGAGATCTCTGAAAATCGTCTTCTTTTCAGACGTTGCAGCGTTTGGTGGCAGATGA
- the arcC gene encoding carbamate kinase: protein MKKLAVVAIGGNAVNRPGEKPTAENMFSAVEEAMGYLVDMLDEYDIVITHGNGPQVGNILIQQEMAKDIIPPFPIDVNDAQTQGSLGYMIVQSLRNQLSKRNLRREVAALITQIIVDKNDEAFKKPSKPVGPFYSEEEAKKLMAEKGWIMKEDAGRGWRRVVPSPKPLDIVEKEVIKLLLKNDVIVVAAGGGGIPVINEDGRLKGVEAVIDKDRASALLAIEIDADELIILTGVEKVALNYGKPNQVYLDRLTVEEANRYLKEGHFPSGSMGPKIEAAIDFVTTTGKTCLITDMKKLKEALSGRTGTRIVP, encoded by the coding sequence ATGAAGAAGCTCGCAGTCGTGGCGATCGGTGGAAACGCGGTGAACAGGCCTGGAGAAAAACCCACAGCTGAGAACATGTTCAGTGCTGTCGAAGAGGCGATGGGGTACCTCGTTGACATGCTGGATGAGTACGACATCGTGATCACACACGGTAACGGGCCACAGGTAGGTAACATTCTGATCCAGCAGGAGATGGCGAAGGACATCATACCCCCCTTCCCCATCGATGTGAACGACGCGCAGACGCAGGGAAGCCTGGGTTACATGATCGTTCAATCGCTTCGAAACCAGCTTTCGAAAAGGAACCTGCGCAGAGAAGTCGCCGCACTCATCACTCAGATAATCGTCGACAAAAACGATGAGGCTTTCAAGAAGCCTTCAAAACCCGTCGGACCTTTTTACAGCGAGGAAGAAGCGAAGAAGCTCATGGCGGAGAAAGGCTGGATCATGAAAGAGGACGCTGGACGCGGCTGGAGAAGGGTTGTTCCGTCACCGAAACCGTTAGACATCGTCGAAAAAGAAGTGATAAAGCTGCTTTTGAAAAATGACGTGATAGTCGTTGCCGCTGGCGGTGGTGGAATACCCGTCATAAACGAAGATGGCAGATTGAAGGGCGTAGAGGCCGTGATAGATAAAGACAGGGCCAGCGCGCTTCTGGCGATAGAAATAGATGCCGACGAGTTGATAATCCTCACGGGCGTGGAAAAAGTCGCACTGAACTACGGTAAGCCGAACCAGGTCTACCTCGATCGACTCACGGTGGAAGAAGCCAACAGATATTTGAAGGAAGGTCACTTCCCATCGGGCAGCATGGGACCAAAGATAGAAGCAGCCATCGATTTCGTCACGACGACTGGGAAAACCTGTTTGATAACGGATATGAAGAAACTCAAAGAAGCGCTCTCAGGTCGAACGGGTACCAGGATTGTTCCCTGA
- the rpsR gene encoding 30S ribosomal protein S18: protein MDQQKRRRKKKIKRCKLCEMGIEYVDYKDIRLLSDYLNEKAKIIPKRVTGNCAKHQRMIKVAIKRARHMALLPYIKM, encoded by the coding sequence GTGGACCAGCAGAAGAGGAGAAGGAAGAAGAAAATCAAAAGGTGTAAATTGTGCGAGATGGGGATCGAGTACGTCGACTACAAAGACATCAGACTCCTAAGTGATTATCTGAACGAAAAGGCCAAGATCATACCAAAGCGCGTCACAGGAAACTGCGCGAAGCATCAGAGGATGATCAAAGTCGCCATAAAGCGCGCGAGGCACATGGCCCTGCTACCGTACATCAAAATGTGA
- a CDS encoding single-stranded DNA-binding protein: MAYYNRVILVGRLARDPEVRMTTTGAAVTSFVLAVDRPVKSVDGQKTADFIRIVAFNRLADFARLYLKKGQLVLVEGELRINKWQSRDGTNVTTPEIWARDIRFMEKKAAVEESIEEFEKPEEFEKPVDEPITDFDDIIGSERDSYGQNPDEPPF, from the coding sequence GTGGCGTATTACAACAGAGTGATCCTGGTGGGTCGACTCGCAAGGGATCCAGAAGTACGCATGACGACCACGGGAGCTGCGGTCACCTCGTTCGTGCTCGCAGTCGATAGGCCCGTGAAGTCCGTAGACGGTCAGAAGACGGCAGATTTTATAAGAATAGTCGCGTTCAACAGGCTCGCCGACTTCGCCAGACTGTACCTCAAGAAAGGTCAACTCGTCTTAGTTGAAGGAGAACTGAGGATAAACAAATGGCAGTCCCGCGATGGAACCAACGTAACCACACCCGAGATCTGGGCGCGGGACATCAGGTTCATGGAAAAGAAGGCAGCGGTGGAAGAAAGCATCGAGGAGTTTGAGAAACCGGAAGAATTTGAGAAACCAGTGGATGAGCCGATTACAGATTTTGACGATATCATAGGTTCTGAAAGAGATTCCTACGGTCAAAATCCGGACGAACCACCGTTCTGA
- the rpsF gene encoding 30S ribosomal protein S6: MRIYETMFIIDPRLSEQEREELVEKVKGVITERLNGQIRDVNRWGLRKLAYPIAHQTEGDYTVVIFTADPAKVNSLEEFYRVTPQIIRWQTFRREDLEKKEKKAAQVSEVEQKE, from the coding sequence ATGCGGATCTACGAGACGATGTTCATCATCGATCCACGATTGAGCGAGCAGGAACGCGAAGAACTCGTCGAAAAGGTCAAAGGTGTCATCACAGAGCGCTTGAACGGGCAGATCAGAGACGTGAACAGATGGGGCTTGAGAAAACTCGCATACCCCATCGCGCACCAGACCGAAGGTGACTACACCGTTGTGATCTTCACGGCGGACCCTGCTAAGGTGAACTCGCTCGAAGAGTTTTACCGTGTCACGCCACAGATCATTCGCTGGCAGACCTTCAGAAGGGAAGATCTCGAGAAAAAAGAGAAAAAAGCCGCACAAGTCAGCGAAGTGGAGCAGAAGGAGTAA
- a CDS encoding D-alanine--D-alanine ligase family protein, producing the protein MKKNSEVVRTKVGLAYNVQRGVRPDVEDWEAEYDSMEVVMDIKQSIESGGHEVVLMEAIPEKFIPTLLTEKVDIVYNFAEGTFGRAREAQVPAILSFYGIPYTGSDATTLAVCLDKALTKQVLLSKDIRTPRFQVIRSLDEKLRKNMRFPLILKLNAEGSSKGISDTGLVHDMVEYRRELERLFETYNEPVLVEEYIRGREFTIGVLQEGNKYKVLPIMEIHFKHGKEFYSYKVKKNSDYYVDYTCPAKIDPALERKLTNMAIKICKSLDIKDVARIDLRVSQEDGNPYFLEINPLPGMVRGFSDLPRIAETAGYTYEELVLHILENAMQRYGLKTPIHA; encoded by the coding sequence TTGAAGAAAAATTCGGAGGTGGTTCGTACGAAAGTTGGGTTAGCCTACAACGTTCAGCGTGGTGTGAGGCCGGATGTGGAGGACTGGGAGGCAGAGTACGACTCGATGGAAGTCGTGATGGACATCAAGCAATCCATCGAGAGTGGAGGACACGAGGTCGTTTTGATGGAGGCCATCCCTGAGAAGTTCATTCCGACGCTGCTGACCGAAAAGGTTGATATCGTCTACAACTTTGCGGAAGGTACGTTCGGTAGAGCCAGAGAAGCCCAGGTCCCAGCAATACTCAGCTTCTACGGAATACCTTACACTGGTTCGGACGCCACCACGCTCGCCGTGTGCCTCGACAAGGCGCTGACAAAACAGGTGCTCCTCAGCAAAGACATACGCACACCCAGATTCCAGGTGATACGATCGCTCGATGAAAAGTTGAGAAAGAACATGAGGTTTCCACTCATTCTGAAACTGAACGCTGAAGGTTCTTCGAAGGGTATTTCCGATACCGGACTGGTTCACGATATGGTTGAGTACAGGAGGGAACTTGAAAGGCTGTTTGAGACGTACAACGAACCCGTACTCGTCGAAGAGTACATAAGAGGTAGGGAATTCACCATCGGGGTGCTTCAGGAAGGAAACAAGTACAAAGTTTTGCCCATCATGGAGATCCACTTCAAGCACGGAAAAGAGTTTTACAGCTACAAAGTCAAGAAGAATTCGGATTACTACGTGGACTACACCTGCCCGGCGAAGATAGATCCCGCCCTCGAAAGGAAGCTCACGAACATGGCCATCAAGATATGCAAGAGTCTCGACATAAAAGACGTTGCAAGGATAGATCTGAGAGTTTCCCAAGAAGATGGGAATCCTTACTTCCTCGAGATCAACCCGCTTCCTGGCATGGTGCGAGGCTTCTCCGATCTGCCCAGGATCGCCGAGACAGCCGGTTACACGTACGAAGAGCTCGTGCTCCACATACTCGAAAACGCGATGCAGCGGTACGGACTCAAGACGCCCATCCACGCGTGA
- a CDS encoding CoA-binding protein → MELSNVKKIAIVGASEDRRKYGNKIVRDLLSKGFEVYPINPRSEVVEGIKCYRDVEELPKDIDLIVFVVPPEIGIQVAEKAIRMGFKRLWFQPGAGSKQIEDLVKNNGVEYSIGRCIMIETSYRSF, encoded by the coding sequence TTGGAATTAAGCAACGTGAAGAAGATAGCGATCGTAGGAGCAAGCGAGGATAGAAGAAAATACGGCAACAAGATAGTTCGAGATCTCCTGTCGAAAGGTTTTGAAGTGTACCCAATCAACCCGCGATCTGAGGTGGTAGAAGGCATAAAGTGCTACAGGGACGTTGAAGAGCTTCCGAAAGACATCGATCTGATAGTGTTCGTTGTACCCCCTGAGATCGGGATCCAGGTCGCGGAGAAAGCGATAAGGATGGGGTTCAAGCGTCTCTGGTTTCAACCCGGTGCTGGTTCTAAGCAGATAGAGGATCTCGTGAAAAACAACGGTGTGGAATATTCGATAGGGCGCTGCATAATGATTGAAACGAGCTATCGAAGCTTCTGA